Proteins encoded together in one Heliangelus exortis chromosome 13, bHelExo1.hap1, whole genome shotgun sequence window:
- the N4BP1 gene encoding NEDD4-binding protein 1 — MAARSATRSAARGCEPGVDEFTIPAEKSRLLEGSWGRIEGLFEVRLAVLGVQGDWRPAVPPQGPPPAARIWVQLAGGGKAVRSAKEYIKGLCEPELEENEYYPKDMHCIFVGAQSLFLNSLIQDTCADITVLEIGLLSIKGCAEAVVMAQSHVQQFVKLFESNESFISDNESEIKKQFRQFVESHADKYTMDLLILPSSLKRELLALTQTECCEVGSNIIDLTGSEIPEECLQTRTSEVIATNRDGRAGSGEEARNNAGTPVTELTKQMDTVFSDAPDTSFVPINVPLLEAVTCNERQSCKRRSSDDEERLPKKQFSLESDQEVKFASCNNSSGRDAYIDLVSDADPDDPSYCIKEGDDISEEMEYKILVNFFRTMGYSQNIVEKVIGILGQSVEPLILLEEIEKENLKFQKELEQSSQNSGTTNPSLGNNVNNSQKLEDKGISSNKSPLKSGHTSKETKNEYHKIRDSPSMQVGEEDKMHMLLCKPASSSSKNSALSYKQRDIYCPGKNHSSRSSGIETDGGAGTLKDVDFVARGSSDVQHISTKTKTAVQQKSARLSAVQNSHPGFEDQIGHCSSSCQVKSLNQSLFQTSDFENLIPDLVFSSQMHTSNPDRETLGPDRHHPDPSVTGVQRFLDSLKKPYRLELKNEPGKPFLKHIIIDGSNVAISHGLRKFFSCRGIAIAVNYFWKRGHRNITVFVPQWRTRRDPSVTEQDFLTQLQDVGILSLTPARMVLGARIAAHDDRFLLHLADKTGGIIVTNDNFREFVTESLAWREIIQKRLLQYTFAGDIFMVPDDPLGRNGPRLDDFLRSECCPSDFRSAQKALQSSGQYSSDTPIFMPVPKPTSSSQQPKTRVRGDCSSAWLPLETEIQACLANPSQRSASETVQLREALIKIFPDYDQRQKIDQILGDHPFMRDLNALSAMVLD; from the exons ATGGCGGCTCGGTCGGCAACTCGGTCGGCAGCCCGCGGCTGCGAGCCGGGGGTGGATGAGTTCACCATCCCGGCGGAGAAGAGCCGCCTcctggaggggagctggggTCGCATCGAGGGCTTGTTCGAGGTGCGGCTGGCCgtgctgggggtgcagggggacTGGCGGCCCGCCGTCCCGCCCCAGGGCCCGCCGCCCGCAGCCCGGATCTGGGTGCAGCTGGCGGGCGGTGGGAAGGCCGTGCGCAGCGCCAAG gaGTATATTAAAGGACTCTGTGAACCTGAACTAGAAGAAAACGAGTACTACCCAAAGGACATGCACTGCATCTTTGTTGGTGCACAAAGCCTGTTTCTAAACAGTCTTATTCAGGATACCTGTGCTGATATAACAGTGCTGGAAATTGGATTGCTCAGTATTAAGGGGTGTGCAGAAGCTGTTGTTATGGCTCAAAGTCATGTTCAGCAGTTTGTGAAGCTTTTTGAGTCTAATGAAAGCTTTATAAGTGACAATGAATCAGAGATTAAAAAGCAGTTCAGACAATTTGTGGAATCACATGCTGATAAATACACAATGGATTTACTGATTTTGCCTAGCTCACTTAAAAGAGAACTCTTAGCTCTCACACAGACTGAATGTTGTGAAGTGGGGAGCAATATCATAGATCTTACAGGTTCTGAAATCCCAGAAGAGTGTTTACAGACCAGAACATCTGAAGTAATTGCTACAAACAGAGATGGAAGAGCAGGAAGTGGTGAGGAAGCCAGGAACAATGCTGGGACACCTGTAACTGAACTTACAAAGCAAATGGACACTGTGTTTTCTGATGCTCCTGATACAAGTTTTGTTCCTATAAACGTTCCTCTGTTAGAGGCAGTGACATGTAATGAAAGGCAGTCGTGTAAAAGAAGATCTTCTGATGATGAGGAGAGGCTCcctaaaaagcagttttctttggAAAGTGATCAGGAAGTGAAATTTGCCTCATGCAATAATTCTTCAGGCAGGGATGCATACATTGATCTGGTTTCTGATGCAGACCCAGATGATCCCAGTTACTGCATTAAAGAAGGTGATGATATCAGTGAGGAAATGGAATATAAGATTCTTGTGAACTTTTTCAGAACAATGGGATACTCCCAAAATATTGTAGAAAAAGTTATTGGTATCCTAGGGCAATCTGTGGAACCATTGATATTGCTAGAAgaaattgaaaaggaaaatttaaaatttcaaaaagaaCTTGAACAGTCATCACAAAATTCTGGAACTACCAACCCTTCTTTAGGAAATAATGTAAATAATTCACAAAAGCTAGAAGACAAAGGCATTTCTAGCAACAAAAGTCCACTTAAATCTGGTCACACTTCAAAGGAGACAAAAAATGAATACCACAAAATAAGAGATTCACCAAGCATGCAAGTTGGTGAAGAAGATAAAATGCATATGTTGCTCTGCAAACCTGCTTCTTCTTCCAGTAAAAATTCAGCTCTATCCTATAAACAAAGAGACATTTATTGTCCTGGTAAGAATCACAGTTCAAGGTCAAGTGGTATAGAAACTGATGGTGGAGCTGGAACTCTAAAAGACGTAGATTTTGTAGCCAGAGGGAGCTCAGATGTGCAGCATATTTCAACTAAGACTAAAACTGCAGTTCAGCAAAAATCTGCAAGGCTGTCAGCTGTACAGAATAGTCATCCTGGTTTTGAGGACCAAATAGGACACTGCAGTTCTTCTTGTCAAGTCAAATCTCTCAACCAATCCCTTTTCCAAACCTCAGATTTTGAAAATCTTATCCCAGACCTGGTATTTTCTTCACAAATGCATACTTCAAATCCTGATAGAGAGACACTGGGACCAGACAGACATCATCCTGATCCTTCAGTTACAGGGGTTCAAAGATTTCTGGATTCTCTGAAAAAGCCATACAGACTGGAGTTGAAAAATGAACCCGGGaaaccttttttaaaacatatcaTTATTGACGGAAGCAATGTTGCAATTTC TCATGGTCTAAGGAAATTCTTCTCCTGCCGAGGAATTGCAATAGCTGTTAACTACTTTTGGAAACGTGGCCACAGAAATATTACTGTGTTTGTTCCACAGTGGAGAACAAGGCGTGATCCTTCTGTTACAG AGCAGGATTTCTTAACACAGCTCCAGGATGTTGGAATATTGTCTTTAACCCCTGCAAGGATGGTTTTAGGAGCAAGAATTGCTGCTCATGATGACAG atttttattacACCTTGCTGATAAAACTGGAGGTATTATTGTGACTAATGATAACTTCAGAGAATTTGTGACAGAATCACTTGCCTGGAGAGAAATTATTCAAAAAAG ATTGCTTCAGTACACTTTTGCTGGTGACATATTCATGGTTCCTGATGATCCTTTGGGAAGAAATGGACCAAGATTAGATGACTTTCTTCGAAGTGAATGCTGTCCTAG TGATTTTCGGTCAGCACAAAAGGCTTTACAGAGCAGTGGACAATATTCTTCTGACACACCGATCTTCATGCCAGTCCCCAAGCCAACCAGTAGCAGTCAGCAGCCTAAAACCAGAGTACGTGGTGATTGTTCATCAGCATGGCTTCCACTGGAAACAGAGATACAGGCTTGTCTAGCAAATCCTTCACAGAGATCTGCCTCAGAAACAGTGCAGCTAAGAGAAGCCCTGATTAAAATTTTTCCTGATTACGATCAAAGACAGAAGATTGATCAAATACTGGGTGATCACCCGTTCATGAGAGATCTCAATGCACTGTCTGCCATGGTGCTTGACTGA